Proteins from a genomic interval of Sphingomonas sp. Y38-1Y:
- a CDS encoding fumarylacetoacetate hydrolase family protein: MRLATLKRGGRDGTLVAVSRDGSRVAPVTGFPTLQSALDTWDAAQEALAAAADAAEAGETVAADDFAAPLPRAWQWLDGSAFPTHGDLMQTAFHLPPIETDKPLMYQGMSHRFIAPTDDVPLPSEADGIDFEGEFGVVTGDVPMGISADAALDHIRLVVLINDWSLRAIAPVEMKTGFGWVQAKPACSTAPFAVTPDELGEAWADGRVCLPLTVEVDGEWFGHPNGRAMAYGFHELVAHAAATRDLPAGTIIGSGTVSNPEHAEVGSTCLSERRAIEMIADGKPTTGFLRFGTRVRMHAGPFGEIDQRVVQG, translated from the coding sequence ATGAGGCTCGCGACATTGAAGCGCGGCGGCCGCGACGGCACGCTGGTGGCGGTCAGCCGCGACGGCAGCCGGGTCGCGCCGGTGACGGGCTTCCCGACGCTGCAATCGGCGCTCGATACCTGGGATGCGGCCCAGGAAGCGCTCGCCGCCGCGGCCGACGCGGCGGAGGCGGGTGAAACGGTTGCGGCCGACGACTTTGCCGCGCCACTGCCGCGCGCGTGGCAGTGGCTCGACGGGTCGGCGTTCCCGACGCATGGCGACCTCATGCAGACGGCGTTCCACCTGCCGCCGATCGAGACCGACAAGCCGTTGATGTATCAGGGGATGAGCCACCGCTTCATCGCCCCCACCGACGACGTGCCGCTGCCGAGCGAGGCGGACGGGATCGATTTCGAGGGCGAATTCGGCGTGGTGACCGGCGACGTGCCGATGGGGATATCGGCAGACGCGGCGCTCGATCACATCCGGCTGGTCGTCCTCATCAACGACTGGTCGCTCCGCGCGATCGCGCCGGTCGAGATGAAGACGGGCTTCGGCTGGGTACAGGCCAAGCCCGCGTGCAGCACCGCGCCGTTCGCGGTGACGCCCGACGAACTGGGCGAGGCGTGGGCCGACGGCCGCGTCTGCCTGCCGCTGACGGTCGAGGTCGATGGCGAGTGGTTCGGCCACCCCAACGGCCGGGCGATGGCGTATGGCTTCCACGAACTGGTCGCGCATGCCGCGGCGACACGCGACCTTCCGGCGGGGACGATCATCGGGTCGGGGACGGTGTCCAATCCCGAGCATGCCGAGGTCGGATCGACCTGCCTGTCGGAGCGCCGCGCGATCGAGATGATCGCGGACGGCAAGCCCACGACCGGGTTCCTCCGCTTCGGCACGCGGGTGCGGATGCACGCCGGGCCGTTCGGGGAGATCGATCAGCGGGTGGTGCAGGGATAG
- a CDS encoding cyclase family protein, which produces MTRRILDLSITLDPDVITDPPFMRPKIEYQTHAETVAEVQNFFPGVTAEQFVGGEGFAASETLTLTTHNGTHLDAPWHYHPTQDGGKPAMTIDEVPLDWCFQPGVKLDFRHLPDGHVVTAAEVEAELARIGHELKPLEIVLVNTAAGAALGGPDFLAKGIGMGREATLYLTERGVRVTGTDAWSWDAPFGATAKRVAETGDTSLIWEGHKAGLEIGYCHMEKLTNLDQLPPSGFMVSCFPAKVKRGSAGWTRAVAIFEGADA; this is translated from the coding sequence ATGACGCGGCGGATCCTGGACTTGTCGATCACGCTCGATCCAGACGTCATCACCGATCCGCCGTTCATGCGGCCGAAGATCGAGTATCAGACCCATGCCGAAACGGTGGCGGAAGTGCAGAACTTCTTCCCCGGCGTGACCGCGGAGCAGTTCGTCGGCGGCGAGGGGTTCGCGGCGTCGGAGACGCTGACGCTGACGACGCACAACGGCACGCATCTCGACGCGCCATGGCATTATCATCCGACGCAGGACGGCGGAAAGCCGGCGATGACGATCGACGAGGTGCCGCTCGACTGGTGCTTCCAGCCTGGCGTGAAGCTCGACTTTCGCCATTTGCCCGACGGCCATGTCGTCACCGCGGCGGAGGTCGAGGCGGAACTCGCGCGGATCGGCCACGAGCTGAAGCCGCTGGAGATCGTGCTCGTCAACACCGCCGCAGGCGCGGCGCTGGGCGGGCCCGACTTCCTGGCCAAGGGGATCGGCATGGGGCGCGAGGCGACGCTCTATCTGACCGAGCGGGGCGTGCGCGTGACAGGCACCGATGCTTGGAGCTGGGACGCGCCGTTCGGCGCGACGGCGAAGCGCGTCGCCGAAACGGGCGATACGTCGCTGATCTGGGAAGGGCACAAGGCGGGCCTCGAGATCGGCTATTGCCACATGGAGAAGCTCACCAATCTCGACCAGCTGCCGCCCTCGGGCTTCATGGTCTCGTGCTTTCCCGCCAAGGTGAAGCGCGGGTCGGCAGGCTGGACGCGCGCAGTCGCGATCTTCGAAGGAGCGGACGCATGA
- a CDS encoding alpha/beta hydrolase family protein — protein sequence MALYEAFPNYIWNLSVAIAMESGGRIGEIVDMCQPIKDAAAGGGDAGTPAFMKQWAAMGDKLIELAAEDEAKGRAFSASEKLERASLYLFTAERMQGHGHPGRMETYRKARETFDKSTALGRINRERVEIPLESGTMPALYTRAAGPGPHPVVVYCNGLDSCKELLYWSRLPEALARRGVSTLCVDQPGSGEALRLQNLPVDPHSESWASKAVDWLERQADVDPKRIGMTGISLGGHFAPRAVAYEPRFASGAVWGANHNWAEVQQKRLKREGENPVPHYWAHVMWAFGADDMDDFLAKAEGMNLNGHMDGVKVPFLVTHGAEDRQISVQYAHDCYDQLVNSPRRELKLFTKREGGVEHVGADNMSYGRDYIADWFAETLGGQTA from the coding sequence ATGGCGCTCTACGAAGCCTTTCCGAACTATATCTGGAACCTGTCCGTCGCGATCGCGATGGAGAGCGGCGGGCGCATCGGCGAGATCGTCGACATGTGCCAGCCGATCAAGGACGCGGCGGCCGGCGGCGGCGATGCCGGCACCCCCGCCTTCATGAAGCAATGGGCGGCGATGGGCGACAAGCTGATCGAGCTTGCCGCCGAGGACGAGGCGAAAGGCCGTGCCTTCTCCGCGTCGGAGAAGCTGGAGCGCGCGTCGCTATATCTCTTCACGGCAGAGCGGATGCAGGGCCACGGTCATCCGGGGCGGATGGAGACGTACCGCAAGGCGCGCGAGACGTTCGACAAGTCGACCGCGCTCGGCCGCATCAACCGCGAGCGGGTCGAAATCCCGCTGGAGAGCGGCACCATGCCCGCGCTCTACACGCGCGCGGCGGGGCCGGGGCCGCACCCGGTGGTCGTCTATTGCAATGGTCTCGATAGCTGCAAGGAGCTCCTCTACTGGTCGCGCCTGCCCGAGGCGCTGGCGCGCCGCGGCGTCTCGACCCTGTGCGTCGATCAGCCCGGGTCGGGTGAGGCGCTTCGCCTCCAGAACCTGCCCGTCGATCCGCACAGCGAAAGCTGGGCGTCGAAGGCGGTCGACTGGCTGGAGCGCCAGGCGGACGTCGACCCCAAGCGCATCGGCATGACCGGCATTTCGCTGGGCGGTCATTTCGCGCCGCGCGCGGTCGCCTATGAGCCGCGCTTCGCGAGCGGCGCGGTCTGGGGCGCCAACCATAATTGGGCCGAGGTGCAGCAGAAAAGGCTGAAGCGCGAGGGCGAGAACCCCGTGCCGCATTACTGGGCGCACGTGATGTGGGCGTTCGGCGCCGACGACATGGACGACTTCCTCGCCAAGGCGGAGGGGATGAACCTCAACGGCCATATGGACGGCGTGAAGGTGCCCTTCCTCGTCACGCACGGCGCCGAGGATCGTCAGATCAGCGTCCAGTACGCGCACGACTGCTACGACCAGCTCGTCAATTCGCCGCGCCGCGAATTGAAGCTCTTCACCAAGCGCGAGGGCGGCGTGGAGCATGTCGGCGCGGACAATATGAGCTATGGCCGCGACTATATCGCCGACTGGTTCGCCGAGACGCTGGGGGGCCAGACGGCATGA
- a CDS encoding VOC family protein, which produces MSRVTEIRYVGYGVTDLETERTFYREVWGLKEVGEKDGMWHFAAEGNDELYVVRLRASDEKRIDVIALAADSDADVDALHDKVVAAGCKVIFAPRELTTLGGGYGFRFFSPDGLPFEVSAGVERGTAREMVRWDGVPQKISHIVLHSPDHKAAVQFFQDVLGFRLSDWLGDFMAFLRCNSAHHRFAFLPGPPCLNHVAYDMLTVDDMMRGINRLKKKGTDLRWGPGRHTAGNNTFSYFTTPNGFAVEYTSELEDVDFDTHQHQVHVPGPQVMDQWGIGVGGPQTMPHPEADKGLFVAAEA; this is translated from the coding sequence ATGAGCCGCGTTACTGAAATCCGCTATGTCGGCTACGGCGTCACCGACCTCGAGACCGAGCGCACTTTCTATCGCGAAGTGTGGGGCCTGAAGGAAGTCGGCGAGAAGGACGGCATGTGGCACTTCGCTGCCGAGGGCAATGACGAGCTCTATGTCGTTCGCCTGCGTGCGTCGGACGAGAAGCGCATCGACGTGATCGCGCTCGCCGCCGACAGCGATGCCGATGTCGACGCGCTCCATGACAAGGTCGTGGCGGCCGGCTGCAAGGTGATCTTCGCACCGCGCGAGCTGACGACGCTGGGCGGCGGCTACGGCTTCCGCTTCTTCTCGCCCGACGGCCTGCCCTTTGAAGTGTCGGCCGGGGTCGAGCGCGGCACGGCGCGCGAAATGGTCCGCTGGGACGGCGTGCCGCAGAAGATCAGCCACATCGTCCTCCACTCGCCCGACCACAAGGCGGCGGTGCAGTTCTTCCAGGACGTGCTGGGCTTCCGCCTGTCCGACTGGCTGGGCGACTTCATGGCGTTCCTGCGCTGCAACTCGGCGCATCACCGCTTCGCCTTCCTGCCGGGGCCGCCGTGCCTCAACCATGTCGCCTATGACATGCTGACGGTCGACGACATGATGCGCGGCATCAACCGGCTGAAGAAGAAGGGGACCGACCTTCGCTGGGGCCCGGGTCGCCACACCGCGGGCAACAACACGTTCAGCTATTTCACGACGCCGAACGGCTTCGCGGTCGAATATACGTCGGAGTTGGAGGACGTGGATTTCGACACGCACCAGCATCAGGTCCACGTCCCCGGCCCGCAGGTCATGGACCAGTGGGGCATCGGCGTCGGCGGTCCGCAGACGATGCCGCACCCGGAGGCCGACAAGGGCCTGTTCGTGGCGGCGGAGGCCTGA
- a CDS encoding LysR family transcriptional regulator — protein MRFKGLDLNLLVALDALIDERSVSRAADRLNLSQPAMSNALTRLRRFFADDLLVAQGKRMYPTPLAQALGPQVRAALGTMEGLIAASRHFEPATSARSFRIMASDYIATAVLFPLIARLASEAPNVRVELLLPSERRFELLESGGIDLLITLEPYLTPELPSDPLLEDHYVVVGRRGHPALDGPLSTEAMLAWPHVQVAIGEGRLPSFGDAYLERLGLTRRVAAIAPSFTPLPWLLIETDWLTLLQARLARLLAERFELAIAESPVAIPPLAEMAQYHLTRRSDPGLRWLIERIRAAG, from the coding sequence GTGCGCTTCAAGGGTCTCGATCTCAATCTGCTGGTCGCGCTCGATGCGCTGATCGACGAGCGCAGCGTGTCGCGCGCCGCGGACCGGCTCAACCTCAGCCAGCCGGCGATGAGCAACGCGCTCACCCGCCTGCGCCGCTTCTTCGCCGACGACCTGCTCGTCGCCCAGGGCAAGCGCATGTATCCCACCCCGCTTGCCCAGGCATTGGGACCGCAGGTGCGCGCGGCGCTCGGCACGATGGAGGGGCTGATCGCCGCGTCGCGCCACTTCGAGCCGGCGACGTCGGCGCGCAGTTTCCGGATCATGGCGTCGGACTATATCGCCACCGCCGTCCTCTTCCCGCTGATCGCGCGGCTGGCGTCGGAGGCGCCCAATGTCCGCGTCGAACTACTGCTGCCGAGCGAACGGCGCTTCGAGCTGCTCGAGAGCGGCGGCATCGACCTGCTCATCACGCTTGAGCCCTATCTGACGCCCGAACTCCCGTCCGACCCGCTGCTCGAGGATCATTATGTCGTCGTCGGGCGCCGCGGCCATCCCGCGCTCGACGGGCCGCTCAGCACCGAGGCGATGCTCGCCTGGCCGCATGTCCAGGTCGCGATCGGCGAGGGGCGACTGCCGAGCTTCGGCGACGCGTATTTGGAGCGGCTCGGCCTCACGCGCCGGGTGGCGGCGATCGCGCCGTCGTTTACGCCGCTGCCGTGGCTGCTGATCGAGACCGACTGGCTGACGCTCCTTCAGGCGCGCCTTGCCCGCCTGCTCGCCGAGCGGTTCGAGCTCGCGATCGCCGAGTCGCCGGTCGCGATCCCGCCGCTGGCCGAGATGGCGCAATACCACCTCACCCGCCGGAGCGACCCGGGTCTGCGCTGGCTGATCGAGCGGATCAGGGCGGCGGGATAG
- a CDS encoding 2-hydroxyacid dehydrogenase, whose amino-acid sequence MNRPTILQLAPMSSDLEAALAARGEVARTPSEAWLAEHAADVTAIVTGGGTGAPRELVERLPNLRLIAINGVGYDKVDVAHAAARGVTVTNTPGVLTDDVADLAVGLVIGLQRNLVGADRHVRDGQWPKGELPLARKVTGLRFGIVGLGRIGRAIADRLKVFGPVAYTGRTKKDVDLPFHPDAASLAAASDVLIVAVSASAETRHLIDAVVLKALGPGGVLVNVARGSVVDEAALVAAIDSRQIAGAALDVFADEPHVPQPLVDSNRTLLTPHIASATVETRAAMAALVLDNLDAFLAGRPLPTPIPPP is encoded by the coding sequence ATGAACCGTCCCACGATCCTCCAACTCGCCCCGATGTCCTCCGACCTCGAAGCCGCGCTCGCCGCCCGAGGCGAAGTCGCGCGCACGCCTAGCGAAGCCTGGCTCGCAGAGCACGCCGCGGACGTTACCGCGATCGTCACCGGCGGCGGGACCGGGGCGCCGCGCGAACTGGTCGAGCGGCTGCCCAACCTCAGGCTGATCGCGATCAACGGCGTCGGCTATGACAAGGTCGATGTCGCGCACGCCGCGGCGCGGGGCGTGACGGTCACCAACACGCCGGGGGTGCTGACCGACGACGTCGCGGACTTGGCGGTCGGGCTCGTCATCGGCCTTCAGCGCAACCTCGTCGGCGCGGACCGGCACGTCCGCGACGGGCAGTGGCCGAAGGGCGAATTGCCGCTCGCGCGCAAGGTGACGGGGCTCCGGTTCGGGATCGTTGGACTGGGCCGGATCGGTCGGGCGATCGCCGATCGGCTGAAGGTGTTCGGGCCCGTCGCCTATACCGGCCGCACGAAGAAGGACGTCGATCTGCCCTTCCACCCCGACGCCGCCAGCCTTGCCGCCGCGAGCGACGTGCTGATCGTCGCGGTGTCCGCGTCGGCCGAGACGCGCCATCTGATCGACGCGGTGGTGTTGAAGGCGCTCGGCCCCGGCGGCGTGCTCGTCAACGTCGCCCGTGGGTCGGTGGTCGACGAGGCGGCGCTGGTCGCCGCGATCGACTCTCGCCAGATCGCCGGCGCCGCGCTCGACGTGTTCGCCGACGAACCGCACGTCCCGCAACCGCTGGTCGACAGCAACCGCACGCTGCTGACCCCGCATATCGCCAGCGCGACGGTAGAGACGCGCGCGGCGATGGCGGCGCTGGTGCTCGACAATCTCGACGCGTTCCTCGCGGGCCGGCCGCTGCCGACGCCTATCCCGCCGCCCTGA
- a CDS encoding acetate--CoA ligase family protein, which translates to MSRIDPARIQRLLRPQSVAVVGASDKPGALGASVLGNLDRHGFAGPVYPINPKREAIGARPCLPSVDALPEGVDVAVLAIPRDFVLDTVRGLAARKVGGAIIFSAGFAEGGAEGLAEQAEIGRIAETSGMVIEGPNCLGLVNYVDGIPLTFVETPGRKPEGRRAVGVVSQSGAIAAVLSTVLLARDVAVSYSVSTGNEAASGVEDYVDFLVDDPHTHVIAMVVEQFRAPARFLAAAARARAAGKPIVLLHPGKSSAARESAATHTGAMAGDYKLMRAKVERAGVVMVDTLEALGDAAEIVLRCPAVTRPSVAVLGESGAFKALTLDLAEAIELPLAPLGDEDSPALRAALPPFVPVSNPLDITAQGLSQPSIYTDTLAALAADDRVGAVVAGIIQGDPVTAGIKVPAILKAIEAGAAAKPLIFAGLDEGAEMPAHYVASLREHGVPYFPSPERAFRALAALTAAASLDLTDDSPAPAAVPQLAELSGVVPEYRGKALLGPLGLPFPDARFAASPDEAVAAAEALGWPVAMKAQAAALGHKSDAGGVALNLADADAVRAAWSTMFDSVAAYDASIVLDGVLIEKMGARGTEMIVGARNDPEWGPVVLAGFGGVTAEILQDVRLLTPDLSEAAIAAELMKLKSAALLAGYRGSPALDVKALARLIRTVGAVLLAEPRIAELDLNPVILYPEGQGVVALDALMLLEG; encoded by the coding sequence ATGAGCCGGATCGATCCCGCGCGCATCCAGCGCCTGCTGCGCCCGCAATCCGTCGCGGTGGTGGGCGCCAGCGACAAGCCCGGCGCCTTGGGTGCGTCGGTGCTCGGCAATCTCGACCGCCACGGCTTTGCCGGCCCGGTCTATCCGATCAATCCCAAGCGCGAGGCGATCGGCGCGCGGCCATGCCTGCCGAGCGTCGACGCGCTGCCCGAGGGCGTCGATGTCGCGGTGCTGGCGATCCCGCGCGACTTCGTGCTCGACACCGTCCGCGGTCTCGCCGCGCGCAAGGTCGGCGGCGCGATCATCTTCTCCGCGGGCTTTGCCGAGGGGGGCGCCGAGGGCCTGGCCGAACAGGCCGAGATCGGCCGCATCGCCGAGACAAGCGGCATGGTGATCGAGGGGCCGAATTGCCTCGGCCTCGTCAACTATGTCGACGGCATCCCGCTGACCTTCGTCGAGACGCCCGGCCGCAAGCCCGAGGGGCGCCGCGCGGTCGGCGTCGTCTCGCAATCGGGCGCGATCGCCGCGGTCCTGTCGACCGTCCTCCTCGCCCGCGATGTCGCCGTCAGCTATTCGGTATCGACCGGCAACGAGGCGGCGAGCGGTGTCGAGGATTATGTCGACTTCCTGGTCGACGACCCGCACACCCATGTGATCGCGATGGTGGTCGAGCAGTTCCGCGCGCCCGCCCGCTTCCTCGCCGCCGCCGCGCGTGCGCGCGCCGCGGGCAAGCCGATCGTCCTCCTCCATCCCGGCAAGTCGAGTGCGGCACGCGAGTCCGCCGCGACGCACACCGGCGCGATGGCCGGCGACTACAAGCTGATGCGCGCCAAGGTCGAGCGCGCGGGCGTCGTCATGGTCGACACGCTGGAGGCACTGGGCGACGCGGCCGAGATCGTGCTGCGCTGTCCGGCGGTGACCCGCCCGAGTGTCGCGGTGCTGGGCGAATCCGGCGCGTTCAAGGCGCTGACGCTCGACCTGGCCGAAGCAATTGAGCTGCCGCTGGCGCCGCTGGGCGACGAGGACTCGCCCGCCCTTCGCGCCGCATTGCCGCCGTTCGTGCCGGTCAGCAACCCGCTCGACATCACCGCTCAGGGGCTGTCGCAGCCGTCGATCTACACCGACACGCTGGCGGCGCTTGCCGCCGACGACCGGGTGGGCGCGGTGGTCGCCGGGATCATCCAGGGCGACCCGGTGACCGCCGGCATCAAGGTGCCCGCGATCCTCAAGGCGATCGAGGCAGGCGCGGCTGCCAAGCCGCTGATCTTCGCCGGCCTGGACGAGGGTGCCGAGATGCCCGCGCATTACGTCGCGAGCCTGCGCGAGCATGGCGTGCCCTATTTCCCGAGTCCGGAGCGCGCCTTCCGCGCCCTTGCCGCGCTGACCGCGGCGGCGTCGCTCGACCTGACCGACGACAGCCCGGCACCTGCGGCGGTGCCGCAGCTCGCCGAGCTGTCGGGCGTGGTGCCGGAGTATCGGGGCAAGGCGCTGCTCGGCCCGCTCGGCCTGCCGTTCCCGGATGCTCGCTTCGCCGCCAGCCCGGACGAGGCGGTGGCCGCGGCCGAGGCGCTCGGCTGGCCGGTCGCGATGAAAGCGCAGGCGGCCGCGCTGGGTCACAAGAGCGATGCCGGCGGCGTCGCGCTCAACCTTGCCGATGCCGATGCGGTGCGGGCGGCATGGTCGACGATGTTCGACAGCGTCGCCGCCTATGACGCGTCGATCGTCCTCGACGGCGTGCTCATCGAGAAGATGGGCGCGCGCGGGACCGAGATGATCGTCGGCGCGCGCAACGATCCCGAATGGGGGCCGGTCGTGCTCGCCGGCTTTGGCGGGGTGACCGCCGAGATCCTTCAGGACGTGCGGCTGCTGACGCCGGACCTGTCGGAGGCGGCGATCGCCGCCGAGTTGATGAAGCTCAAGAGCGCAGCGTTGCTGGCGGGCTATCGCGGGTCGCCGGCGCTCGACGTGAAGGCGCTCGCGCGGCTGATCCGGACGGTCGGCGCGGTGCTCCTCGCCGAGCCGCGGATCGCCGAGCTCGATCTCAATCCGGTGATCCTCTACCCCGAGGGGCAGGGGGTGGTGGCGCTGGATGCACTGATGCTGCTGGAGGGCTGA
- a CDS encoding p-hydroxycinnamoyl CoA hydratase/lyase — MSERAPEDTVAVTVENRIAWVRFNRPEKRNCMSPNLNRRMLEVLTDLEFREDVGVVVLTGEGTAWSAGMDLKEYFRENEEKGLWATRKAQREAYSWWERLRWFEKPTIAAINGWCFGGAYGPLFGCDLAVAAEDAQFGLSEINWGILPGGGASKVIAELTGFRNAMYHAMMGENVDGKKAAEWGLVNEAVPADRLKDRVTEIATVLLGKNAHALRATKWAVRRVREMTYDNAEDYLIRAQEAANYFDSEGRKEATRQFIDDKTFKPGLGAYDLDKKRD, encoded by the coding sequence ATGTCAGAGCGCGCGCCCGAAGATACCGTTGCCGTCACCGTCGAGAACCGCATCGCCTGGGTGCGTTTCAACCGGCCCGAGAAGCGCAACTGCATGTCGCCCAATCTCAACCGGCGGATGCTCGAGGTGCTGACCGATCTCGAGTTCCGCGAGGATGTCGGCGTAGTCGTGCTGACCGGCGAGGGCACCGCCTGGTCGGCGGGCATGGATCTGAAGGAATATTTCCGCGAGAACGAGGAAAAGGGCCTGTGGGCGACGCGCAAGGCGCAGCGCGAGGCCTATAGCTGGTGGGAGCGGCTGCGCTGGTTCGAGAAGCCGACGATCGCGGCGATCAACGGCTGGTGCTTCGGCGGCGCCTATGGCCCGCTGTTCGGCTGTGACCTGGCGGTCGCGGCGGAGGACGCGCAATTCGGCCTGTCCGAGATCAACTGGGGCATCCTGCCCGGCGGCGGCGCGAGCAAGGTGATCGCCGAGCTCACCGGCTTCCGCAACGCCATGTACCACGCGATGATGGGCGAGAATGTCGACGGCAAGAAGGCCGCCGAATGGGGCCTGGTCAACGAGGCGGTCCCCGCCGACCGGCTGAAGGACCGCGTGACCGAGATCGCCACCGTCCTGCTGGGCAAGAACGCGCACGCGCTGCGCGCCACCAAGTGGGCGGTCCGCCGGGTCCGCGAGATGACCTATGACAATGCCGAAGACTATCTGATCCGCGCGCAGGAGGCGGCGAACTATTTCGATAGCGAGGGGCGCAAGGAAGCGACCCGCCAGTTCATCGACGACAAGACGTTCAAGCCGGGCCTCGGCGCCTACGACCTCGACAAGAAGCGCGACTGA
- a CDS encoding DUF3616 domain-containing protein, with protein sequence MLPRRSFTADRLPAPRAAVGHVRLDFAGSAHDDDHPMHDLSGAAFVGTTLFVAGDEGARIERLVPAGEGVWGEHRPFDLKALLGLEDEGEIDVEGLAYAEDDWLWVTGSHARTRPKPKRQEEGGAPRIDVSRMANLKDTRARCILARLPLAVGTDGRVEPVARDGKRRAGHVRLTDRHGSKLARLFAEHPLTGPFTRIAAKEGGLDIEGIAVAGARVALGLRGPVIACHALIAEPLIVPKKRGRLNLGPELAIRLLDLDGMGVRDLLASGDDLFILGGPTQAIDGRVAVWRWAGWRTDPARDTGDAVVHRPERLFDLPVRHGVDRPEAIEWLPGATGRRMLILHDGPAADRFETGRMSVLADVIALGEPPRARS encoded by the coding sequence ATGCTTCCCCGCCGCAGCTTCACTGCCGATCGCCTGCCGGCGCCGCGCGCCGCGGTCGGGCATGTGCGCCTCGACTTCGCCGGATCGGCGCATGACGACGATCATCCCATGCATGACCTGTCGGGCGCGGCGTTCGTCGGCACGACGCTGTTCGTTGCCGGGGACGAGGGGGCGCGGATCGAACGTCTGGTGCCGGCCGGTGAGGGTGTGTGGGGCGAGCACCGCCCCTTCGACCTCAAGGCGCTGCTGGGCCTCGAGGACGAGGGCGAGATCGACGTCGAGGGCCTCGCCTATGCCGAGGACGACTGGCTGTGGGTAACGGGCAGCCACGCGCGCACCCGCCCCAAGCCCAAGCGGCAGGAAGAGGGCGGGGCGCCGCGCATCGACGTGTCGCGGATGGCCAACCTGAAGGACACGCGCGCTCGCTGCATCCTCGCGCGGCTACCGCTCGCGGTTGGTACGGACGGGCGCGTCGAGCCCGTGGCGCGCGACGGTAAGCGCCGGGCGGGCCATGTCCGGCTGACCGACCGGCATGGCAGCAAGCTTGCCCGGCTGTTCGCCGAGCATCCGCTCACCGGCCCGTTCACCCGCATCGCCGCCAAGGAGGGCGGGCTGGATATCGAGGGGATCGCCGTTGCCGGGGCGCGCGTGGCGCTGGGGCTGCGCGGGCCGGTGATCGCCTGTCACGCGCTGATCGCCGAGCCGCTGATCGTGCCGAAGAAGCGCGGGCGGCTGAACCTGGGGCCGGAGCTTGCGATCCGGCTGCTCGACCTGGACGGCATGGGCGTGCGCGACCTGCTGGCGAGCGGGGACGACCTCTTCATCCTTGGCGGTCCGACACAGGCGATCGACGGACGCGTGGCCGTGTGGCGCTGGGCGGGGTGGCGCACAGATCCCGCGCGCGACACGGGCGACGCCGTCGTCCACCGGCCCGAGCGACTGTTCGACCTGCCGGTGCGGCACGGCGTCGACCGGCCCGAGGCGATCGAGTGGCTGCCCGGCGCGACCGGCCGGCGGATGCTCATCCTCCACGACGGCCCCGCCGCCGATCGCTTCGAGACCGGGCGGATGAGCGTGCTCGCCGACGTGATCGCGCTGGGGGAGCCGCCGCGCGCGAGGAGTTGA
- a CDS encoding DUF72 domain-containing protein, translating to MKNGTIRVGIGGWTYEPWRGGVFYPEKLPHKRELEHAAGVMTAIEINGTYYSRFKPESFENWARAVPDGFVFAVKASRYVTNRKVLADAGESMAKFFEQGVTALGDRLGPILWQFMATKKFDADDFGAFLKLLPATHEGTPLRHAVQVRHESFRDPAFIDMARAAGVAIVNAWSDDYPGIGDVTGDFVYARFENAVAEEAQGFPKATLDRFADWAGDWAAGKPAGDLPVVGDAPAKQPRDVFAFMINGAKERAPAAAQALIERVGRPG from the coding sequence ATGAAGAACGGCACGATACGCGTCGGCATCGGCGGCTGGACCTATGAGCCCTGGCGCGGCGGCGTTTTCTATCCCGAGAAGCTGCCGCACAAGCGCGAGCTGGAGCACGCCGCGGGCGTGATGACCGCGATCGAGATCAACGGCACCTATTATTCGCGCTTCAAGCCCGAGAGCTTCGAGAACTGGGCCAGGGCGGTGCCCGACGGCTTCGTCTTTGCGGTGAAGGCCTCGCGCTACGTCACCAACCGCAAGGTGCTGGCCGACGCGGGCGAATCAATGGCCAAGTTCTTCGAGCAGGGCGTGACCGCGCTGGGCGACCGGCTGGGGCCGATCCTGTGGCAGTTCATGGCGACCAAGAAGTTCGATGCCGACGATTTCGGCGCCTTTCTCAAGCTGCTGCCGGCGACCCACGAGGGAACGCCGCTGCGCCACGCGGTGCAGGTCCGGCACGAGAGCTTTCGCGATCCCGCCTTCATCGACATGGCGCGGGCGGCCGGGGTGGCGATCGTCAATGCCTGGTCGGACGATTATCCCGGCATCGGCGACGTGACCGGCGACTTCGTCTATGCGCGGTTCGAGAACGCGGTCGCGGAAGAGGCTCAGGGCTTTCCGAAGGCGACGCTTGACCGGTTCGCGGATTGGGCCGGCGACTGGGCGGCAGGCAAGCCGGCGGGCGACCTGCCGGTGGTGGGCGACGCACCGGCGAAGCAGCCGCGCGACGTCTTCGCCTTCATGATCAACGGCGCCAAGGAACGCGCCCCCGCTGCCGCCCAGGCACTGATCGAGCGCGTGGGGCGGCCGGGATAA